The following proteins are encoded in a genomic region of Pyrus communis chromosome 11, drPyrComm1.1, whole genome shotgun sequence:
- the LOC137708324 gene encoding uncharacterized membrane protein At3g27390-like: MEPPRGVLATLWNFICFLPYFIGLLILGSIKGIVLCLLICLIMTVGNTGIILGLWPIHFVWTYYCVLRSKRLGPVLKIVICLCVLPTVLIVWPVVGIVGSVVGGAAFGFFSPIMETFQAVGEGKTDQLYHCFYDGTWSTVKGCFTIVRDNRDVCYYTYFSIMDDLQHGGPPVTKYYEIRLLYLPGAVILAALGFMVDMPVISFIALCKCPYMLFKGWHRLFHDLIGREGPFLETICVPFAGLAILLWPLAVVGAVLGSMVASIFLGAYAGVIVYQESSIWSGLCYIVASLAIYDEHSNDILDMPEGSCFPRPKYRKKAELLRTNSLTTSFSRPGSFRSAPSRSASFTGPIIELKPLEFIDTLFKECKHHGQILVADGTITLQDLEDAKSSQGNRVISIGLPAYCLLQTLLRSAKANSPGILLSDNVTEITSTNRPKEKFFDWFFNPLLIIKDQIKAENLSEAEEAYLCKLVLLTGDPLRLKQSNIGTPPESERKQAELDALARRLQGITKSISRYPTFRRRFENLVNAISDDLAPNSNGSSKSSNGPRTVPRSKSAFAQLFSQKSFSFSNASNHGTDPESRLVVRDVTIT, encoded by the exons ATGGAACCTCCAAGGGGCGTTTTGGCTACTCTCTGGAACTTCATCTGCTTTCTTCCTTACTTCATTGGCCTTCTGATCCTTGGCAGCATTAAAG GTATCGTTTTATGCCTGTTGATATGCCTTATCATGACAGTCGGAAACACCGGTATCATACTCGGTCTTTGGCCAATACACTTTGTCTGGACTTATTATTGCGTTTTGAG atctAAGAGATTAGGGCCAGTACTGAAGATTGTCATCTGCTTATGTGTACTACCTACTGTCTTGATCGTGTGGCCAGTGGTCGGGATTGTTGGTAGTGTTGTGGGTGGAGCAGCATTTGGCTTTTTTTCTCCGATAATGGAAACTTTTCAAGCTGTTGGAGAAGGGAAGACCGATCAATTGTACCACTGCTTTTAT GATGGAACTTGGAGCACTGTCAAAGGGTGCTTCACTATTGTGAGGGATAACAGGGATGTATGTTACTACACTTACTTCTCAATTATGGATGACCTGCAACACGGAGGTCCTCCGGTCACAAAATATTATGAGATTAG GCTGCTATATCTTCCTGGGGCTGTTATATTAGCGGCCCTTGGTTTCATGGTTGATATGCCAGTGATCTCATTTATTGCCCTATGCAAATGCCCGTACATGCTCTTCAAGGGGTGGCACCGTTTGTTTCATGACCTTATAGGTCGTGAAGGCCCTTTCTTGGAAACAATATGTGTTCCATTTGCGGGTCTTGCCATCCTACTCTGGCCGTTGGCTGTTGTTGGGGCAGTGTTGGGATCTATGGTGGCTAGTATATTTCTTGGTGCTTACGCTGGAGTGATCGTTTATCAG GAATCCTCAATTTGGTCCGGGCTTTGCTATATCGTTGCATCACTGGCCATATATGATGAACACAGCAATGACATCCTTGACATGCCAGAAGGATCCTGCTTTCCAAG GCCAAAGTACCGAAAGAAGGCTGAATTGCTCCGGACCAACTCTCTCACAACCTCTTTCTCAAGGCCCGGCTCTTTTCGAAGTGCTCCCTCCCGCTCAGCTTCATTCACTGGTCCTATCATTGAATTGAAGCCCCTTGAG TTCATTGATACCTTATTTAAGGAGTGTAAACACCATGGTCAAATATTGGTTGCTGACGGAACTATTACGCTTCAAGACCTTGAAGACGCCAAGTCCAGTCAAGGCAACAGAGTCATTAGCATTGGTTTACCAGCATATTGCCTTCTTCAGACACTCCTGCGATCCGCAAAAGCCAATTCACCAGGAATATTGTTAA GTGACAATGTGACCGAGATAACTAGCACAAACagaccaaaagaaaaatttttTGATTGGTTTTTCAATCCGCTGTTGATCATCAAGGACCAGATAAAAGCAGAAAACCTTTCCGAAGCAGAAGAGGCTTACCTTTGCAAATTAGTTCTGCTGACTGGGGATCCTTTGAGGTTGAAACAATCGAACATTGGCACACCACCGGAATCAGAGCGTAAACAGGCTGAACTTGATGCATTGGCTCGAAG ACTCCAAGGTATCACTAAATCTATCTCGAGGTATCCAACTTTCAGGCGCCGATTTGAGAATCTTGTCAACGCCATCTCCGATGATCTTGCACCGAATAGTAACGGTAGCAGCAAATCGAGCAATGGACCTAGAACAGTTCCGAGGTCAAAGAGCGCCTTTGCCCAGCTCTTCAGCCAGAAATCCTTTAGTTTTAGCAACGCAAGCAACCATGGGACTGATCCAGAGTCACGGCTAGTTGTAAGGGACGTGACAATCACATAG